From one Cydia strobilella chromosome 24, ilCydStro3.1, whole genome shotgun sequence genomic stretch:
- the LOC134752393 gene encoding putative Dol-P-Glc:Glc(2)Man(9)GlcNAc(2)-PP-Dol alpha-1,2-glucosyltransferase — protein MKHIYKYSLSLLLALAAYGTASKFIFDKVFDTTEIVIDELFHIPQGVAYCERNFTQWDPKITTLPGLYLVSAAFLGTYLPCDTYHLRLVNLVASCVNLLLFSSILKFVYGSNTESQFKIVLQAFNLAILPPLYFFSHVYYTDTLSLTFLLAFSRLCFTSQHKFFILVFGLCSVMMRQTNIVFVAMVLGHKVLDIMIKSSRVFGNKYLTKTLLNKNSVIARDVDASKLKRYYSMNDVFLALGYHITTCFGTFFKFLTKQDWLIILTHGVTLISFVSFVYKNGSIVVGDKNAHEASLHLPQMLYFLLFYGIFGLPYLVANLPSTLRLMARNKTKIVLFGILFAIIVHFNTVTHPYLLADNRHYTFYVWNRWFGKYAFAKYATIPIYIFLLFSLYDNLKDQNCISFLLPYTISLFLVVALQKMIEIRYFLVPYIVLRLRFIRPTYRIVIFEFVWYLIINVVTFNLFFQKEIMWKDFDYAQRIIW, from the coding sequence ATGaagcatatatacaaatacagcCTCAGCCTGCTCTTAGCGTTAGCTGCATACGGGACTGCCTCGAAATTCATCTTTGACAAGGTGTTTGATACAACAGAAATAGTCATTGATGAGTTATTCCACATCCCACAAGGCGTGGCGTATTGTGAACGGAATTTTACACAATGGGACCCCAAAATCACGACTCTGCCAGGCTTGTATTTAGTGTCCGCTGCCTTCCTTGGAACATACTTACCTTGCGACACATACCATTTACGACTAGTCAACTTAGTCGCTTCATGTGTAAATCTGCTGCTATTTTCCTCAATATTAAAGTTTGTTTATGGAAGCAACACTGAAAGCCAGTTTAAAATAGTATTGCAAGCATTTAATTTAGCTATCCTTCCACCTCTGTATTTCTTTTCACATGTGTATTATACTGATACTCTATCACTTACATTTCTGTTGGCGTTTTCTCGGTTATGTTTCACAAGTCAACATAAATTCTTCATTTTAGTCTTCGGTCTGTGCAGTGTTATGATGCGTCAGACGAATATAGTCTTCGTAGCTATGGTGTTAGGTCACAAAGTGCTAGATATTATGATTAAGAGCTCAAGAGTATTCGGCAATAAGTATTTAACCAAAACTTTGTTGAATAAAAATTCTGTAATAGCTCGGGATGTTGACGCTTCCAAGTTAAAACGGTATTATAGTATGAACGATGTGTTTCTGGCATTAGGGTACCATATAACAACATGTTTTGGCACATTTTTCAAGTTCCTAACGAAACAAGACTGGTTAATAATACTTACACATGGCGTAACTCTAATTTCGTTTGTAAGCTTCGTTTATAAAAATGGTTCAATAGTTGTCGGTGATAAAAACGCCCACGAAGCGAGCTTGCATTTACCTCAAATGCTATATTTCCTTTTATTCTACGGTATCTTTGGATTACCGTATCTTGTAGCAAACTTACCATCAACTTTGAGACTTATGGcgagaaataaaactaaaatagtaCTATTCGGGATTCTTTTtgctataatagtacattttaataCTGTGACACACCCGTATTTACTTGCTGATAATCGCCATTATACATTCTATGTATGGAACAGATGGTTTGGGAAATATGCATTTGCGAAATATGCGACCATACCCATTTATATATTTCTTCTCTTCAGTTTGTATGATAATTTAAAAGACCAAAATTGTATTTCTTTTCTTTTGCCATACactattagtttatttttagtgGTAGCGTTACAGAAAATGATTGAAATTAGATATTTCTTAGTCCCATACATAGTTTtaagattaagatttataagacCTACGTATAGAATTGTTATATTTGAATTTGTATGGTATTTGATTATTAATGTTGTTacgtttaatttgtttttccaAAAGGAGATAATGTGGAAAGATTTTGATTATGCGCAGAGAATTATATggtaa
- the LOC134752116 gene encoding ionotropic receptor 25a yields MDFCCLFLAIFIFNLGCVASELSLRFVFIIESQEQDLPQLIGRGLKFAEEAQPDLRVSEAIVSLDRENEEESYRQLCSALSNGVSMIVDLSWSPWDSLEELSSTAGVPLVRARLGSQHLIQAMDEYLESRNATDAALLLESEADVDRTLYELLGESNVRVWVHAGLTRDSARALKTMRPEPSFFVVVGSGAFVTDTYKRAVKEKLVRRDYRWNLVLTDYSTLELQPVRPAMVLQVDAAECCKVMEQKDGCSCSQDFERKQPILFALLQLLAETYSKLDNDDFTIRVDCDNLVADNGTRSKVYRQLAEELGASNESLFYWDAERSGIFLRSRFILSTLKPETGLQHAAIWSADEEYKLLPGVTLEPLRQFFRIGTAPAVPWTMPKLDPNTREPMFNDDGEPMYEGYCIDLIQKLSESMDFDYEIITPKTGSFGRRLANGTWDGVVGDLMRAETDIAVSALTMTAEREEVIDFVAPYFEQSGILIVIRKPTRKTSLFKFMTVLRTEVWLSIVAALILTGFMIWLLDKYSPYSARNNPDAYPYPCREFTLKESFWFALTSFTPQGGGEAPKALSGRTLVAAYWLFVVLMLATFTANLAAFLTVERMQTPVSSLEQLARQSRINYTVVEGSTIHQYFINMKFAEDTLYRVWKEITLNATSDQSQYRVWDYPIREQYGHILLAINASMPVPDAKTGFLQVDEHTDADFAFIHDSAEIKYEVTLNCNLTEVGEVFAEQPYAIAVQQGSRLQEELSRALLDLQKERLLEQLAAKYWNETARQQCPDADESEGITLESLGGVFIATLFGLGLAMITLAWEVFYYKRKEKNKVRQVEEETKPKKAFEKDLEKKIAGGVARLRKRDKKEKKGQVTIGDTFKPVSEKDGVSYISVFPKTEYKP; encoded by the exons ATGGATTTCTGTTGTTTGTTtttggctatttttatttttaatttgggtTGTGTGGCTTCGGAGCTGAGTTTGCGATTCG TGTTTATAATAGAATCGCAGGAACAGGATCTACCGCAGCTCATCGGCCGAGGCCTAAAGTTTGCTGAGGAGGCCCAACCAGACCTGAGAGTGAGCGAGGCCATCGTTTCGTTAGACAGAGAGAACGAAGAAGAAAGCTACAGACAAT TATGCTCCGCCCTGTCGAACGGCGTGTCAATGATAGTGGACCTATCCTGGTCGCCATGGGACTCGCTGGAGGAGTTGTCGAGTACCGCGGGCGTGCCCTTGGTGCGAGCACGGCTCGGCTCGCAGCACCTAATCCAGGCTATGGACGAGTATCTGGAGTCCAGGAACGCTACGGACGCGGCACTGCTCTTGGAGAGCGAGGCCG ACGTGGATCGGACCCTCTACGAGCTTCTCGGCGAGTCCAACGTCCGCGTGTGGGTGCACGCCGGCCTCACCCGGGACTCGGCACGTGCATTAAAAACGATGCGGCCTGAACCAAGCTTCTTCGTCGTTGTGGGCAGCGGAGCTTTCGTCACTGACACTTATAAAAGG gctgttaaAGAGAAGCTAGTCCGCCGAGACTACCGCTGGAACCTGGTGCTGACGGACTACTCGACCCTGGAGCTGCAGCCCGTCAGACCAGCTATGGTGCTGCAGGTGGATGCTGCGGAGTGCTGCAAGGTCATGGAGCAGAAGGATGGGTGCAGCTGTTCACAGGATTTTGAG CGAAAGCAGCCAATCCTCTTCGCCCTGCTCCAACTTCTAGCGGAAACGTATTCCAAGCTTGACAACGACGACTTCACAATCAGGGTGGACTGCGACAACCTGGTGGCGGATAACGGCACCAGATCGAAGGTCTACCGGCAGCTGGCTGAGGAGTTGGGGGCTTCGAACGAGAGCCTGTTCTATTGGGACGCTGAAAG ATCCGGTATCTTCCTCCGCTCCCGCTTCATCCTATCAACCTTGAAGCCGGAGACAGGTCTGCAGCATGCAGCCATCTGGTCCGCTGATGAAGAATACAAGCTGTTGCCGGGAGTGACCTTGGAACCTCTAAGACAGTTCTTTAGGATTGGTACTGCACCT GCCGTACCCTGGACGATGCCGAAGTTAGACCCGAATACTAGAGAACCAATGTTCAACGACGATGGAGAACCGATGTATGAGGGCTATTGTATTGACCTCATACAGAAACTGTCTGAG TCAATGGATTTCGACTACGAAATAATAACCCCAAAAACGGGCTCCTTTGGGCGAAGACTGGCGAACGGGACGTGGGATGGAGTAGTGGGAGATCTCATGAGGGCT GAGACTGATATAGCGGTGTCGGCACTAACCATGACGGCTGAGAGAGAGGAGGTGATCGATTTCGTGGCGCCGTATTTTGAACAGAGCGGCATACTTATCG TGATACGCAAGCCTACTCGCAAGACGTCCCTCTTCAAATTCATGACCGTATTGCGGACCGAAGTGTGGCTTAGCATCGTGGCGGCACTAATTTTGACCGGGTTCATGATCTGGCTGTTGGATAAATACTCACCTTACTCAGCGAGGAATAATCCTGATGCTTATCCGTACCCTTGCCG AGAATTCACTCTTAAAGAGAGCTTCTGGTTTGCACTTACCTCCTTCACCCCCCAAGGTGGAGGGGAGGCACCGAAGGCGCTGTCAGGACGAACATTGGTGGCTGCGTACTGGCTTTTTGTGGTGCTTATGTTGGCTACTTTCACGGCGAATTTAGCGGCTTTTCTGACTGTTGAGAGAATGCAG acACCCGTGTCATCTCTGGAACAATTAGCACGCCAATCTAGGATCAACTACACTGTGGTAGAAGGCTCCACCATACACCAGTACTTCATCAACATGAAGTTTGCCGAAGATACGCTGTACAG GGTGTGGAAGGAAATTACACTGAACGCAACATCAGACCAGTCTCAGTATCGAGTGTGGGACTATCCAATTAGGGAACAGTACGGACACATATTGCTGGCCATCAATGCTTCTA TGCCTGTGCCAGACGCTAAGACCGGGTTCCTACAGGTAGATGAACATACGGATGCCGACTTTGCTTTCATACACGACTCCGCCGAAATCAA ATACGAAGTAACCCTGAACTGCAACCTAACTGAGGTTGGCGAAGTATTTGCGGAGCAGCCGTATGCCATCGCCGTGCAGCAGGGCTCCAGACTTCAAGAGGAGCTGTCCAGGGCTCTGCTGGATCTGCAGAAGGAGAGACTATTGGAACAGCTGGCTGCTAA GTACTGGAATGAAACAGCTCGACAACAGTGCCCTGATGCTGACGAATCCGAGGGTATAACTTTGGAAAGTTTAG GCGGCGTGTTCATAGCGACTCTTTTCGGCCTCGGCCTCGCCATGATAACTCTGGCCTGGGAGGTGTTCTACTACAAACGGAAGGAGAAGAATAAAGTGCGGCAGGTGGAAGAGGAAACTAAGCCCAAAAAGGCTTTCGAGAAGGATCTGGAGAAGAAAATTGCTGGCGGTGTGGCcag GCTGAGGAAGCGAGATAAAAAAGAGAAGAAAGGACAAGTGACTATTGGCGACACATTCAAACCGGTGTCAGAAAAGGATGGTGTATCTTACATTAGTGTTTTTCCTAAAACAGAGTACAAACCGTAG